The following are from one region of the Vibrio hyugaensis genome:
- the nagZ gene encoding beta-N-acetylhexosaminidase: MGPLWVDVAGYELTAEDREILEHPTVGGLILFTRNYHDSKQLQALTQSIRKAAKRPILIGVDQEGGRVQRFREGFSLIPAADEYAKHQNSEELARLGGWLMAAELIAHDIDLSFAPVLDKGHQCKAIGSRAFGEGLDTILRHSTAYMQGMKSVGMATTGKHFPGHGGVIADSHLETPYDERSDIFEQDMAIFKAQIDAGILDAMMPAHVIFPNYDDQPASGSEYWLKQILRQQLGFKGLIFSDDLTMEGAAIMGGPAQRGAQALNAGCDMLLVCNKRDAQVEVLDNLPITSVPRADALLKKQSFSLSELKLSQEWKDASEAMKRLVG, translated from the coding sequence ATGGGACCGTTATGGGTTGATGTTGCAGGCTATGAACTGACTGCAGAAGACAGAGAAATTTTGGAGCATCCAACGGTTGGTGGTTTGATTTTATTTACGCGTAACTACCACGACAGCAAGCAGCTTCAAGCTCTTACCCAATCTATCCGCAAAGCGGCGAAACGTCCGATTTTGATTGGTGTTGACCAAGAGGGCGGGCGCGTTCAGCGTTTCCGTGAAGGCTTCTCACTGATTCCTGCGGCAGACGAATACGCCAAACACCAAAACAGTGAAGAGCTGGCTCGTCTGGGCGGTTGGTTGATGGCTGCTGAGTTGATTGCTCATGATATCGATCTAAGTTTCGCACCAGTACTAGATAAAGGTCACCAGTGTAAAGCGATTGGCAGCCGTGCCTTTGGTGAGGGTCTGGACACCATTTTACGTCACAGCACCGCGTATATGCAGGGTATGAAGAGTGTCGGCATGGCAACAACAGGTAAGCACTTCCCGGGTCATGGTGGTGTGATTGCTGATTCACACCTAGAGACACCGTACGATGAGCGTAGCGATATCTTTGAGCAAGATATGGCTATCTTCAAAGCGCAAATCGATGCTGGCATATTAGACGCGATGATGCCTGCTCACGTCATTTTCCCAAATTATGATGACCAGCCTGCTAGTGGCTCTGAATATTGGCTTAAACAAATCCTGCGCCAGCAACTTGGTTTTAAAGGTTTGATCTTCTCAGATGATTTGACCATGGAAGGTGCCGCAATTATGGGTGGTCCTGCTCAGCGTGGCGCACAAGCATTAAACGCTGGCTGCGATATGCTGCTGGTTTGCAATAAGCGCGATGCGCAAGTTGAGGTGCTTGATAATCTACCAATCACTTCTGTTCCTCGAGCAGATGCCTTGTTGAAGAAGCAAAGCTTTTCTCTAAGCGAGCTAAAACTTTCGCAAGAGTGGAAAGATGCGTCTGAAGCTATGAAGCGATTGGTTGGCTAG
- a CDS encoding anhydro-N-acetylmuramic acid kinase, producing the protein MNLNKLYVGVMSGTSMDGVDTALVEIEDNRVRLIAHDDYPMPAHIKQTLLSVCTGQDTNLKAIGELDHQLGHLFADAVLQVLDKSGYSAEQIRAIGNHGQTVFHQPTGDLPFTTQLGDANIIAVKTGIDTVADFRRKDMALGGQGAPLVPAFHKSIFAMQDSTTVVLNIGGIANISVLHPEQAVIGYDTGPGNMLMDAWCEQHTGQGFDKDARFALQGNIDAVLLTQLLAEPYLAMSAPKSTGRELFNIGWLHHQLAGHNISAQDVQRTLCEYSAKTIANEVEKFTYGQQPQLLVCGGGARNPLLMQRLAELLPQWQVATTDDKGVDGDYMEAMAFAWLAQRHIDGLPSNLPEVTGASRLASLGVLYPKN; encoded by the coding sequence GTGAATCTTAACAAACTGTATGTCGGTGTGATGTCTGGAACCAGTATGGATGGTGTAGATACCGCACTGGTTGAAATTGAAGATAACCGTGTTCGCTTAATCGCACACGATGATTACCCAATGCCCGCTCATATTAAGCAGACGCTTTTGTCGGTTTGCACTGGGCAAGACACGAATCTAAAAGCCATTGGTGAGCTCGACCATCAACTTGGCCATCTGTTTGCCGATGCGGTTTTACAGGTACTGGATAAATCCGGCTATTCCGCAGAGCAAATCCGAGCCATTGGTAATCATGGTCAAACCGTGTTCCATCAGCCAACTGGCGACCTGCCCTTCACCACCCAACTGGGTGATGCCAACATCATTGCAGTAAAAACTGGCATTGATACCGTGGCAGATTTTCGTCGTAAAGACATGGCGTTAGGTGGCCAAGGTGCACCTCTCGTCCCGGCTTTCCATAAAAGTATTTTCGCCATGCAAGATTCCACCACCGTGGTGCTTAACATCGGTGGAATTGCCAATATCTCGGTACTGCATCCTGAGCAAGCAGTGATCGGCTACGATACGGGCCCGGGCAACATGTTGATGGATGCATGGTGTGAACAACACACCGGACAAGGCTTCGACAAAGACGCGCGATTTGCTCTGCAAGGTAACATCGATGCTGTACTACTGACCCAACTCTTAGCAGAACCTTACCTCGCTATGTCAGCGCCGAAGAGCACTGGCCGAGAGCTGTTCAATATCGGTTGGCTGCATCATCAGTTAGCTGGCCACAATATCTCAGCACAAGATGTACAACGCACGCTGTGTGAATACTCGGCGAAGACCATTGCAAACGAAGTGGAGAAATTCACGTATGGCCAGCAACCACAGCTGTTGGTGTGTGGCGGTGGTGCGAGAAACCCCCTATTGATGCAACGTTTAGCGGAACTTCTGCCGCAGTGGCAAGTCGCAACAACGGATGATAAAGGTGTCGATGGTGATTACATGGAAGCCATGGCGTTTGCTTGGCTTGCTCAGCGACATATCGACGGGCTGCCAAGCAACTTACCTGAAGTGACCGGTGCGAGCCGTCTTGCTTCACTGGGTGTACTCTATCCTAAAAACTAA
- the murQ gene encoding N-acetylmuramic acid 6-phosphate etherase: MTNDALIAALAHLVSEGRNPDTMDIDLLPSLDIVQRLNQQDKLVPLAVEKVLPEIALAVDKITDAFKVGGRLVYMGAGTSGRLGVLDASECPPTFGVSDKMVVGLIAGGPEAILKAKEGAEDSPVLGEQDLKDIKFTNLDVVVGIAASGRTPYVIGGLEYANEIGATTIALSCNPDSPIADIADVAISPVVGPEALTGSTRLKSGTAQKLVLNMLTTASMIRLGKSYQNLMVDVKATNNKLVARAARIVMQATDCSKEQATDVLKQTGYEVKLAILMILTDLDIDSARAHLHHQDGFLRKAVENHQPK, translated from the coding sequence ATGACAAATGACGCGCTTATTGCTGCTCTTGCCCACCTAGTATCAGAAGGTCGTAACCCAGATACGATGGACATCGATTTACTGCCTTCTCTGGACATTGTTCAGCGACTTAATCAGCAAGATAAGCTCGTACCACTTGCGGTTGAGAAGGTTTTACCCGAAATCGCACTCGCGGTGGATAAGATCACCGACGCGTTTAAAGTCGGCGGTCGTCTAGTTTACATGGGCGCAGGCACCAGTGGCCGTTTGGGTGTGCTTGATGCATCGGAATGTCCGCCGACATTTGGTGTATCTGACAAGATGGTGGTTGGCCTGATTGCGGGTGGCCCAGAGGCTATTCTAAAAGCGAAAGAAGGTGCGGAAGATTCGCCGGTTTTGGGTGAGCAAGACTTAAAAGATATCAAATTCACAAATCTCGATGTTGTCGTCGGTATCGCTGCAAGTGGCCGAACGCCTTATGTTATTGGTGGTTTGGAGTACGCCAACGAGATCGGTGCAACCACAATAGCGCTATCTTGTAATCCAGATTCGCCAATCGCCGATATTGCCGACGTCGCAATTAGCCCTGTTGTAGGCCCTGAAGCATTAACAGGCTCAACACGTTTGAAATCAGGTACCGCGCAGAAACTGGTTTTAAACATGCTGACAACCGCAAGCATGATCCGTTTGGGTAAGAGTTATCAAAACCTAATGGTCGATGTCAAAGCAACCAACAACAAGCTCGTCGCACGCGCAGCGCGAATTGTGATGCAAGCGACCGACTGCAGCAAAGAGCAGGCTACCGACGTACTTAAACAAACTGGTTATGAGGTGAAACTGGCGATCTTAATGATCCTGACCGATCTTGATATTGATTCTGCTCGTGCCCACCTACACCACCAAGACGGCTTCTTACGCAAAGCAGTGGAAAACCACCAGCCGAAATAA
- a CDS encoding DUF2799 domain-containing protein — protein sequence MKKATLGLALALLAGCAATTEELAQSGDWYQIGYQDGVAGHTSRTMKELRSLGNVKQGDYDQGYLEGVTEYCNPDFAYQMGLSGQYYEGVCEGTPGAQKFRMEWQRGWNEYSN from the coding sequence ATGAAAAAGGCAACGTTAGGCTTGGCGCTGGCTTTACTAGCAGGGTGTGCGGCAACAACGGAAGAACTGGCGCAGTCCGGAGATTGGTACCAGATCGGTTATCAAGATGGTGTCGCTGGGCATACCTCTCGTACCATGAAAGAACTTCGCTCGTTAGGAAATGTAAAGCAAGGCGATTATGACCAAGGTTACCTTGAAGGGGTAACTGAATATTGTAATCCTGATTTTGCTTACCAAATGGGCTTGTCTGGTCAGTATTATGAAGGTGTATGTGAGGGAACGCCTGGGGCACAAAAATTCCGTATGGAATGGCAACGTGGCTGGAACGAATACAGCAACTAG
- a CDS encoding carbon starvation CstA family protein: MMWFLTCVAALIGGYFIYGAFVEKIFGINENRQTPAHTKTDGVDYVPMSTKRVYLVQLLNIAGVGPIFGPIMGALYGPAAMLWIVVGCIFAGAVHDYFSGMLSVRNGGASVPTITGRYLGNGAKHFMNIFAIVLLLLVGVVFVSAPAGMITNLINDQTSFSVSMTTMVVLIFAYYIIATIVPVDKIIGRFYPLFGALLIFMSVGLMTAIAFSSEHTVMGDFQVSDMLTNLNPNDMPLWPALFITIACGAISGFHATQSPLMARCMENEKNGRFVFYGAMIGEGVIALIWCAIALSFFGTLDGLAEAVKNGGPGNVVYSASFGLLGVFGGVIAFLGVVILPITSGDTAFRSSRLILAEYFGMEQKTLRNRLLMALPLFVIGGILTQVDFGIIWRYFGFANQTTAVMMLWTASAYLLRHNKLHWITTIPAVFMTTVCVTFILNNSTLGFGLPMQISTISGVLFALAAAAYVIKISKGKGETELADDEKPQAASETA; the protein is encoded by the coding sequence ATGATGTGGTTTCTAACCTGTGTCGCAGCCCTCATCGGCGGATACTTCATCTACGGTGCTTTCGTTGAGAAGATTTTCGGCATCAATGAGAATCGTCAAACGCCAGCTCATACTAAGACGGACGGCGTTGACTACGTTCCAATGTCAACCAAGCGTGTATACCTTGTTCAGCTTCTGAACATCGCAGGTGTTGGTCCTATCTTTGGCCCAATCATGGGTGCCCTATACGGTCCTGCTGCAATGCTTTGGATTGTTGTTGGCTGTATCTTCGCAGGTGCGGTACACGATTACTTCTCAGGCATGCTTTCTGTTCGTAACGGCGGTGCATCAGTACCAACGATTACGGGTCGCTACCTAGGTAATGGCGCAAAACACTTTATGAACATCTTTGCCATTGTCCTATTACTTCTTGTTGGTGTGGTATTCGTGTCAGCGCCAGCAGGCATGATCACAAACCTAATCAACGACCAAACCAGCTTTAGCGTAAGCATGACAACCATGGTTGTGTTGATTTTCGCTTACTACATCATCGCGACAATTGTTCCTGTAGACAAAATCATCGGTCGCTTCTACCCATTGTTTGGCGCGCTACTGATCTTCATGTCTGTAGGTCTAATGACTGCTATTGCTTTCTCTAGCGAACACACTGTAATGGGTGACTTCCAAGTAAGCGACATGCTGACTAACTTGAACCCGAACGATATGCCTCTATGGCCTGCACTATTTATCACTATCGCATGTGGTGCTATCTCTGGCTTCCACGCAACTCAGTCTCCACTGATGGCGCGTTGTATGGAAAATGAGAAGAACGGTCGCTTCGTATTCTACGGTGCAATGATTGGTGAAGGCGTTATCGCGCTAATCTGGTGTGCTATCGCTCTGTCTTTCTTCGGCACGCTTGATGGTCTTGCAGAAGCAGTGAAAAACGGTGGCCCTGGTAACGTGGTATACAGCGCTTCATTCGGTCTACTGGGTGTATTCGGTGGTGTGATTGCTTTCCTTGGTGTTGTTATTCTACCAATCACATCAGGTGACACCGCATTCCGCTCAAGTCGTCTGATTCTTGCTGAGTACTTCGGTATGGAACAGAAAACACTACGTAACCGTCTTCTAATGGCTCTACCACTGTTCGTTATCGGTGGCATTCTGACTCAAGTAGATTTCGGTATCATCTGGCGCTACTTCGGCTTCGCAAACCAAACAACAGCAGTAATGATGCTTTGGACTGCGTCGGCTTACCTACTACGTCACAACAAACTGCATTGGATTACGACTATCCCAGCAGTATTCATGACAACCGTGTGTGTAACTTTCATTCTAAACAACAGCACGCTAGGTTTTGGTCTGCCAATGCAAATCTCGACAATCTCTGGCGTTTTGTTCGCTCTTGCTGCAGCGGCTTACGTTATCAAAATCTCGAAAGGCAAAGGTGAGACTGAGCTAGCAGATGACGAGAAGCCACAAGCAGCCTCAGAAACCGCATAA
- a CDS encoding sensor histidine kinase, with protein MELIISLLQQMCVYLVLAYMLSKTPIILPLLSISSRLNHRLICYVLFSGFCILGTYFGLQINDAIANTRAIGAVMGGLFGGPVVGFAVGLTGGIHRYTLGGFTDLACAISTTAEGLIGGLLHVYLIKRNKGAMLFNPSVVFSITFVAEIVQMVLLLAVAKPFDQAYELVSAIAAPMIIANSVGAALFMSILEDRKTIFEKYSATFSRRALSIADRSVGILSTGFNSENADKIARIIYEETKVGAVAITDQEKILAFVGIGDDHHRPNTPISSQSTLDSMEKNDIIYLDGSERPYQCSLAQDCKLGSALIIPLRAGKEVVGTIKLYEPKRKLFSTANMSMAEGIAQLLSSQILYGDYQQQQTLLAQAEIKLLHAQVNPHFLFNALNTISAITRRNPDKARELIQNLSHFFRSNLKQNINTVTLKEELAHVDSYLSIEKARFTDRLEVEIDIEPELLDIKLPSFTLQPLVENAIKHGVSNMLEGGKVKIYSQTHPQGALITVEDNAGSYQPPKENHSGLGMEIVDKRLSNQFGRDSALKINYQQHQFTKMSFIIPSSR; from the coding sequence ATGGAACTGATCATCTCCCTTTTGCAACAAATGTGTGTTTACTTAGTGCTGGCTTATATGCTGAGTAAAACGCCAATCATTCTTCCCCTACTGAGCATTTCTTCTCGCTTAAATCACCGACTCATTTGTTATGTGCTTTTCTCTGGTTTTTGTATCCTAGGCACCTACTTCGGTTTACAGATCAACGACGCGATAGCAAACACGCGTGCAATTGGTGCCGTGATGGGAGGACTGTTTGGCGGTCCTGTTGTCGGTTTTGCGGTGGGCTTAACTGGGGGGATTCATCGTTATACTTTAGGCGGTTTTACCGACTTAGCTTGTGCGATTTCCACAACAGCAGAAGGGCTCATTGGGGGGCTACTCCACGTTTACCTCATTAAGCGTAACAAAGGGGCAATGCTGTTTAACCCGAGCGTAGTATTCAGCATTACTTTTGTTGCAGAAATCGTTCAGATGGTGCTGCTGCTTGCTGTCGCAAAGCCCTTCGATCAAGCGTATGAGTTAGTGTCGGCCATTGCTGCACCAATGATCATTGCCAACTCTGTTGGTGCGGCGTTGTTCATGAGTATTCTGGAAGATCGTAAGACCATATTCGAAAAATACTCGGCCACCTTTTCTCGTCGAGCCTTGAGCATCGCAGATCGCTCTGTTGGCATTCTTAGCACAGGTTTTAACAGCGAAAACGCCGATAAGATTGCCCGTATTATTTATGAAGAAACGAAGGTAGGCGCGGTGGCGATCACCGATCAAGAAAAGATTCTGGCTTTCGTCGGTATCGGCGATGATCATCATAGGCCGAATACTCCTATTTCATCGCAGAGTACGCTCGACTCAATGGAGAAGAACGACATCATCTACCTTGATGGCAGTGAGCGCCCTTACCAATGTTCATTGGCACAAGACTGTAAACTGGGCTCCGCACTGATAATCCCACTACGGGCAGGAAAAGAAGTGGTGGGCACCATTAAGCTTTACGAACCAAAACGTAAGCTGTTCTCGACGGCAAATATGTCGATGGCGGAAGGCATCGCTCAGCTTCTTTCCAGCCAAATTTTGTATGGCGATTATCAGCAGCAGCAAACCCTACTGGCTCAGGCAGAAATCAAACTGCTGCACGCTCAAGTGAACCCACACTTTTTGTTCAATGCACTTAACACCATCAGTGCCATTACTCGCCGTAACCCTGATAAAGCACGAGAACTGATCCAAAACTTGTCGCACTTCTTCCGCAGTAACTTAAAACAGAACATCAATACGGTGACGCTGAAAGAAGAGTTAGCACATGTGGATTCTTACCTTTCGATTGAGAAAGCGCGTTTTACTGATCGATTGGAAGTCGAGATCGACATTGAACCAGAACTGCTCGATATCAAGTTACCGAGCTTTACTCTCCAGCCATTAGTCGAAAACGCGATCAAGCATGGTGTTTCCAACATGCTAGAAGGTGGCAAGGTAAAGATTTACAGCCAAACACACCCGCAAGGCGCACTGATAACGGTTGAGGACAACGCAGGAAGCTACCAGCCGCCAAAAGAGAATCATTCTGGTTTAGGCATGGAAATTGTCGACAAGCGCTTGTCGAATCAATTTGGACGTGATTCAGCGCTAAAAATTAACTATCAACAACACCAATTTACTAAAATGAGTTTTATCATTCCCTCATCGCGATAA
- the btsR gene encoding two-component system response regulator BtsR, translated as MLTALVIDDEQFAREELAELLDETGQIEVIGDASNAIMGLKKINELKPDVVFLDIQMPQVTGIELLGMLDPETMPYVVFVTAYDQYAIQAFEDNAFDYLLKPVDPCRLTKTVKRLNKVVSQSALTQQISSIAPDSLDQIPCIGHNRIVIMATETVESAYSDISGVHVRSTNQTASTQLTLKTLEEKTPLVRCHRQYLVSIKAISEIRLLENGLAEIITKTGFEIPVSRRYLKVLKELLGISH; from the coding sequence ATGTTAACCGCCCTCGTCATTGATGATGAACAGTTTGCTCGTGAAGAGCTGGCAGAGCTATTGGACGAAACAGGCCAAATTGAAGTAATAGGCGATGCATCAAACGCCATTATGGGCCTTAAGAAGATCAATGAGCTCAAGCCCGATGTGGTGTTCCTTGATATCCAAATGCCCCAAGTGACAGGAATAGAACTGCTTGGTATGCTCGACCCAGAAACCATGCCTTATGTTGTGTTCGTGACCGCGTATGACCAGTATGCGATTCAAGCTTTTGAGGACAATGCGTTCGACTATCTGTTAAAACCGGTTGATCCATGCCGCTTAACAAAGACGGTGAAACGCTTAAATAAAGTCGTTAGCCAATCAGCTTTGACACAACAAATCTCCAGCATTGCACCTGATAGCCTTGATCAAATCCCATGCATTGGCCACAACCGCATTGTGATCATGGCAACCGAAACAGTTGAGTCTGCTTACAGCGATATTAGCGGTGTGCATGTGCGCTCTACCAACCAAACGGCCAGTACACAGTTAACGTTGAAAACCTTGGAAGAAAAAACGCCACTGGTGCGTTGTCATCGCCAGTATCTGGTGAGTATCAAAGCCATCAGCGAGATTAGATTATTGGAAAATGGCCTAGCTGAAATCATCACCAAAACAGGCTTTGAGATCCCAGTGAGCCGCCGTTACTTAAAGGTGCTCAAAGAACTTCTAGGCATCAGTCACTAA
- the ispH gene encoding 4-hydroxy-3-methylbut-2-enyl diphosphate reductase yields MSNEMKILLANPRGFCAGVDRAISIVERALEMYQPPIYVRHEVVHNRFVVEGLKQRGAIFVEELHEVPDNNIVIFSAHGVSQAVRQEAKSRDLTVFDATCPLVTKVHMEVARASRRNMEVVLIGHAGHPEVEGTMGQYSSETGGMYLVETPADVEKLKAIVKDPSDLHYVSQTTLSVDETADVIEELRRVFPDIQGPRKDDICYATQNRQDAVRELSADVDVMVVVGSKNSSNSTRLKELAEKLGTPGYLTDCPEDIMPEWFEGKVKVGVTAGASAPEELVNQILDRIKELVGAEAVDEVLGREENMFFEVPKELQIKQVD; encoded by the coding sequence ATGAGCAATGAAATGAAAATCCTGTTAGCTAACCCACGTGGTTTCTGCGCTGGTGTTGACCGCGCGATTAGCATTGTAGAGCGTGCGCTAGAGATGTATCAGCCACCAATCTATGTTCGACATGAAGTGGTACACAACCGTTTTGTGGTTGAAGGCCTGAAGCAACGTGGTGCGATCTTCGTTGAAGAGTTGCACGAAGTGCCAGATAACAACATTGTGATTTTCTCCGCTCATGGTGTGTCACAAGCTGTTCGCCAAGAAGCGAAATCTCGTGATCTTACGGTGTTTGATGCGACATGTCCGCTGGTAACCAAAGTACATATGGAAGTGGCGCGAGCGAGCCGTCGTAATATGGAAGTAGTGTTGATTGGCCACGCAGGTCACCCTGAAGTAGAAGGCACAATGGGCCAGTACTCTAGTGAGACCGGCGGCATGTACCTTGTCGAAACTCCTGCTGATGTTGAGAAGCTAAAAGCGATCGTAAAAGATCCTTCAGATCTGCATTACGTAAGCCAAACGACATTGTCTGTTGATGAAACCGCAGATGTGATTGAAGAGCTACGCCGCGTATTCCCAGACATCCAAGGTCCTCGCAAAGATGATATCTGCTACGCAACGCAAAACCGTCAAGATGCCGTTCGTGAGCTTTCTGCTGATGTTGATGTGATGGTGGTTGTGGGTTCTAAGAACTCATCGAACTCTACTCGCTTAAAAGAACTGGCTGAAAAGCTAGGCACTCCGGGTTACCTAACGGATTGCCCAGAAGACATCATGCCTGAATGGTTTGAAGGCAAAGTGAAAGTTGGTGTGACTGCTGGTGCATCTGCACCAGAAGAGCTGGTAAACCAAATCCTAGATCGCATCAAAGAGCTGGTTGGTGCAGAAGCGGTAGACGAAGTGCTTGGTCGTGAAGAGAACATGTTCTTCGAAGTGCCAAAAGAGCTGCAAATTAAGCAAGTCGATTAA
- the fkpB gene encoding FKBP-type peptidyl-prolyl cis-trans isomerase yields MTTINQDSAVTLHFTIKMQDGSVADSTHNMGKPAKFVMGDGSLSENFEQCLLGLQVGEKKAIELKAADAFGMPNPDHIHHMDRTKFVGESEVEVGTIMAFSGPDGMEIPGIITEIAGDSVTVDFNHPLAGQDVTFEVEILSVE; encoded by the coding sequence GTGACAACAATAAATCAAGATTCAGCAGTAACGCTGCACTTCACCATCAAAATGCAAGATGGCTCTGTAGCGGACAGTACACACAATATGGGCAAGCCTGCTAAGTTCGTTATGGGCGATGGTAGCTTGAGTGAGAACTTCGAGCAATGCCTACTAGGCTTACAAGTAGGCGAGAAAAAAGCCATTGAACTAAAAGCGGCAGACGCCTTTGGTATGCCGAACCCAGATCATATCCACCATATGGATCGTACTAAGTTCGTGGGTGAGTCAGAAGTGGAAGTCGGTACGATTATGGCGTTTAGTGGCCCAGATGGAATGGAAATTCCAGGTATTATCACTGAGATTGCTGGTGACTCAGTGACCGTGGACTTTAACCATCCATTAGCGGGACAAGACGTGACTTTCGAAGTCGAAATTTTGTCAGTAGAATAG
- the lspA gene encoding signal peptidase II, giving the protein MSEKALTLKQSGVRWLWLAILVFIADIGIKLVVMDNMGYGWANRIEVLPFFNLLYVHNYGAAFSFLSDQAGWQRWLFTGIAFVVTGLLTYWMSKLPAKEKWNNIAYALIIGGAVGNVFDRVVHGFVVDYLDFFWGNYHWPAFNLADTTICIGAAMIILDGFRKKDADK; this is encoded by the coding sequence ATGAGTGAAAAAGCACTGACGTTAAAGCAATCTGGAGTTCGCTGGCTGTGGTTAGCAATTCTGGTATTTATTGCAGATATTGGCATCAAATTGGTGGTGATGGATAACATGGGCTACGGATGGGCAAACCGAATTGAGGTGCTGCCATTCTTCAACCTACTTTATGTTCATAACTACGGTGCCGCTTTCAGCTTCTTGAGCGATCAGGCGGGTTGGCAGCGCTGGTTGTTCACAGGTATCGCGTTTGTTGTGACAGGTCTTTTGACCTACTGGATGAGCAAGCTTCCAGCAAAGGAAAAATGGAACAACATCGCTTACGCACTGATTATTGGTGGTGCAGTGGGTAACGTGTTTGACCGCGTCGTTCACGGCTTTGTTGTTGATTACCTAGACTTCTTCTGGGGTAACTACCACTGGCCAGCATTCAACCTTGCAGATACCACCATCTGTATTGGTGCGGCAATGATCATTCTTGATGGCTTCCGCAAAAAGGACGCGGACAAGTAA